The sequence tgaggacTGCCCCACAAAAGGAAGACgaagagtcacctctgctgctaaggataaattcatctgagtcaccagcctcagaaatcacaagctaacagcacctcagattagagcccagataaatgccacgCAGATTTTCCAGTAGCAGACATCTCTACATGAACTGTTCAGTGAAGACTGTGAGAATGAGGCCTTtgtggtcaaatagctgctaagaaagcACCACTAAGGAAAAGCAGGcgaggaggtgtgatggtgtgggggtgctttgctggtgacatgttggggatttattcaaaatggaaggcacactgaaccagcatggctcCCACAGCATCCTGTAGCAACATGCCATCCCATCCGGTTTTCTAttagttggaccatcatttatttttcaacaggacaatgacaccaaacacacctccaggctgtgtaagggCTATTTGACTGAGAAGGAGAGTGAGGAGTGCTGTGCCtgatggcctggcctccacagtcacctgacctaaacccaactGAGCTGggttgggatgagatggaccacagagtgaaggcaaaagggccaaggagtgctcagcatctctggaaattccttcaagactgttggaaaaccatttcaggtgactgcCTCATGAAGCTTATGGAGAGAATGCCatgagtgtgcaaagcagtaatcaaagcaaagggtggctattttaaagaatctaaagtatataaaatgttttgagttatttcacgcTTTTTTGTTTACTGCATAATTctatatgtgttcattcatagttttgattccttcagtgagaatctacaatgtaaatagtcatgaaaataaacaaaaaccattaaatgagaaggtgtgtccaaacttttgactggtagtatAGACATTTAGGGAATGATCCAATCCTATGTACCTTCAATCTGCAGATATATATCCACCTTGGTGAACAGTGGATACACGGACACTGAACAAATGTAGGTCCCTTCACTGATCATTGTGGTGGAGGCGAGGGTGTAAGAGGCATCTCCAGCCGCAAGGGCACGTAGTCCGACACCGCTCccctcagtctgtcctgtgTGCCTGTTGTAACTGAAGAGCTTGGTCCTCTCACCAGGGCGGTGCCTATGCCACTCTACAGTGACCTTtgcacccttgtggtcaacatcAAACTGGCAGTGGAGCTTTTGCTGGGACTTCAGGCGTGCTTTAACTGAGGGAGTCTGTGTTTTGATGACCATGGCGACTGTGGAAAAAGTGTGACAAACAACACAAGTGTCCTTTACTCAAACAGGTGACAACCACTTCCTGTATCTATGACATGACAATTATTTGGCCATCCACCATTCCAAGTCAATATAACTATAACTGTCTCTCTATTTCTACTCTAATCTCCAAGATACAAACACAGTTTCTTTTCAGCACTCTGTCCTTGAACTTCTGCCACTGCAACAGGCAGGCAATTAACAAACCCCTAGGAGATGGTCTGTATggctcaaaagaaaaaaactgaatcctCATATGTGAGTTTACCTGCGGTGGTGAGTACCTCTTTGTCAGCGATGACAGACCAGTTGTGGTAGTCTGGCTGCCCTGGGGGAGGCTGGTCAGAGGGGTGTCTAAGGGTGCCAGCGACTGTGAAGCGGCCCCTGCTGTGTCTGAGGATGCAGGTAAACCAGTGGTTGTACTCCCGGGCACCGAGGACAGGCCAGCGGACGTAACCGCCCTCTGTGCTGTATCTGTGCAGCTCACACTTCAGCTGCTCTGCCTCCACCCCCTCCACATACTGCAGCAGATCCAACTTTGATCCTAgaagacaataaaataaacactaacacactgtagttgttttttcagCCTTCTCCTCATGCAAGCTGCAGTAACTCACTGATGACCAGGAAAGTGATGGCGTTTGGGTTAACAGGAGCATCTCCTTTCTGACCAAACTGAAGTATAGCCTCTCTGGGGATGACCCGAGTCTCAGTGTGGTTGTCCTTGTTCAAATATAAACGCTCATCAATGAAGTAACAAGGCAGCCACTGGATCTGATGGACActccacacacctgaatgacaCGAatacatcagtcagacagcaTAGCCGTTGGAATTCATGCGGTAGACTAGAATATCTATAGTCACTGTTGACCTAACACGCACAAACTGACCTAAGCTAATCTGTGACAACGTGTTGCACTATAACTCACCTGCACTtagatacaaataaacaaaaatcctCAAGATTAAAACCCTCATTCTTCTCCACTGTCGAACTCCTTGTTGTCCGATGTCCACACAAAGTTTCTCTTGacactttcactttcatttcaaaggaaaaagaaaaaaggagtgcGATTTCTGGCGTGATGAGCAGCTCGAAAacataacctttaaaaaaacattaatcatAATCAAAAAAGTTAATAAAATCGAGAATATATGCTAGGAAGttgcaaataataaataaataaataaatcaggataCAATGTCCTAGTTCTTTTTACAGCGTTCCTGTTTTAATGTTAGACGTAACATTATTGTAGCtgcagcctatcccagctgccacgtGGCCAGAGGTCTGTCTGGTAGGTGCATATTTTACTTTATCCATTACCACACAAACGGACTCTAAACTGTGAGCGGTACCCGGTGTACTTGGAGTCACGGGGCAAATGTACTCCATATTTGATTCGAACTCAGGATTGCTGTAATGTGACTATGTGAACCACCGCACCACATAGTTTAATAAATAGTTCACAGGAGTTCATGAGGAGTCAACAGCTTGCAACAGGTGCTTTTGCTTTTGACTTTATATAAAACTCGTAGTATTGACTTTGCCCTGAGATGTCGCTGTGAGGGCATGACGACAGCAGCCTTACTAGTCTTTCCGGCACCAGAGCTGATGGACGAGAGTcatgtcacttcctgttaatCTCGTTTCACTATTTAGTTCGCCTGAAAGTCCTCAAATAATAGCTGTGAATGTAGCGAAAGCactcaaataattatttctccATGCCCGATTTTAGGTCTAATAATCTACATCATACGTTATTTAGATATTGGGAGCGTAGTTAAACCACAACAAAACCTATCATGCATATGAGAACACGCTGCTTGTGGTGGtcgaaggtttttttttttttttttgttttttttcgtactttaattaaatttatgCACATATTACAATCTCTCGTTGGGAGACAACATTAGTGCAACAACATCTTGAAAAGGTTGAATAAGAAACCAAacgaaataggaaaaaaaaaagtggtggtCGAAGGTGATCACTGTCAGGAAGTTACTGTCAGACGTTTTCCGCGGCTGTGTGTTTCATGCCTGAAAGTAAAGTAGTCGATGCATTATGCGGCTCTTGGTGCTGTTTGTATTACACCGAAATGTTGGAAaccataaaaatgtgaaaatgaagcTACATCTATTAACTattaaggaaaatatttaaaaacaaaacaaaaaacaataaccaAAATTGTTTACCCAACAAAAATGACATTCTGGGGCTGAATAGAGCTCTATTCATTCTGCCATATGCTTAGAGCGCCCTCTATGAAACCGGAAATCCACAGAGTGGGAGTTCTTGATCATGAATACTCTCTGGTTGCACACGCTGACGCTAACAGCGGAAGCGCTTTATACGAAGTTTGTGTCACTCTGATAGAAACCTTTGCTGGGAGGTAGTATCGTGTTTGCTCTCTACTTCATTATACTCTGATGTAAAGTATTAGAGCTGTGGTACAGCTTATAGTTGGAACTAAAATTAGCAAACTAGCTTCTCAGCATCCAGGTCCACTCTGCAGCTTTGGCACTAATAATGAACAAAGGTAACCGTTACACTCCTCACGTTCCCATACAGAAAACACGAGTCACAATTTCTGTTTTGCTACAGTTAATGTTGCATGTGCAGAGATTTTTCGCCATAATCAACCCCCACAAAATTAAACAGTATCAGCTTTAGCAGTTTAAGAGGTAATGCTGTTCTCTAACCGCtctgctgtatgtgtgtgagaatgacAGAGCAGCGCCATTTTtttctatatatatttatatagcttGTATTCATTCTGTGTGGAACTGAAAAATAGACACCAATACCTTATTCTACAGAGTGTGGATGTTCATATACAAGATCACGATTTAAAATAATGAGATATAAGTAACCTCTCTGAGCTCAGGCTTCAGACCATGTTCCTTCCACTGTCAACTTAAGATGAACCAGAGTTGAACTTCAGCTTATCTCCAGTCAAAAGCCATTTTCAAAGTGGCATTTTTTGGTCTTAAGATcaactgtgttgttttttgcGCAGCTTTGCCATTTTAGGCTAATTTAAGGAGCCGAGAGGACAGTTaaaaattttgaaaaaaatccaTTTCCTCTGGCAAATTTGAGTTTTGATGCCTTTTCTCTTGTTCTTTCAGACTCGACAGTGCTTCAGGGAGCTTTCCTCCTGGCTGATAAGCTGTGTTCCCCCTCATCTCTGTCCACCATTCAGAAAGCAGACTGGAGCCGGGTGGGACATGTGATCCTGGAAGCACTCAAAGAAATCTGCAGACAGGATGAAGTCAGTGACTGTCCCAACCCAGCAGCTGAGAGCTGGAAAAAGAGGATGGTTTGTGTTGTGTGGCTGAAGCTGCTGTGCAGAGAGGCTGAGGAGAACGTTGAGTTTGCTTGGAGGGAGAACCCTTTCTTCTCTCTCCAAAACAGCCTCCCTGAGGTCAGCCGTGTCGTCCTGCTGGAGCTGGTGAAGTCAGCAGCAGCTGCGGGTGTTTTTGCCAGTTTCCTCCTGCATCTTCCTCACGCTCAAATCTGTGCTGAGCTGGAAAGGCTGGTGGAACATGTGAGGAGCGATCCCATAGGGGAAGACGATGTCCGACTCCTTCTGGAGGTTTGGTGGGAGCTGTGGAAAGGCAGAGTGGAAGAGGAGGTTGGAGAAGAAGAGAGCATAGAGAAGATGTTTGCCAGCCAGCTTGCTCGCCTCTCCTCTGAGTCCTCCAGTCTGTCCCCTCAGGCTGCAAAGAGGTTAAAGTTAGACACGCCAAATTCAGCAGATATTCTGCACATTCTTCTTTACGCACTCAAAGACATGAAAGGTCACATATCCTCACCTGACCTCTGCTTTCAGGCCTTATCCATTTCCCTCGATGCTCTTTACACAACCTTCCTGATAGACCAAAACGTGGCGCTTCCAGCTAAAGAGAAGTTGGACTGTTTGTGTAAAATCCTCCGAGCCAGGGAGGAGAACATGGAGAAGCTGAGTCCTGAAATGATTCAGGAAGCTCTGAAAGACTTGCGTGCTTCTCACACACCTTCTCAGTTTAATCTGCGGCAGATGAAGCTGAGTGAAGCCCTGAGGATTATCACAGAGCTTGCACAGTTTTGGCAAAGCGGTGTTCTCAGTCAGTGTGACCACTCCAGCCCTAGTTACTCTGCTTTCCAGCTAGAACAAAGCATCCAGAGGGTCCTGGCTTCTCTAGAGGAAGCACCCGGAGCTGGTAGTGACGACTTTGAAGGAGAGAATGATACACTCAGAGGTGTGCTGAAGTCACTGTCCCTCCCTGCCGCAGAGAGCAGCCCTGAAGTGAGCGCAGAGGTTGCTGCTGTCATCATCACCCATCACCTGGAAGACTGTGAGGACTTTGCAGCGTTGTTTGCCAGCGAGCCATTATGGGCAGAATGTGCGGATCGCTGGCTCGACTGCCTGGAAAAAAACCAGGGGGCATTCCGGCAGCACAGCACCCTCATGAGCCTCGCCTCCACCCTAATGAGCAGACTCCATAGTGAGAGCGCTAATGTGAGGCAGTGTCACAAACTGCTGAAAATCACTTCAGGTATTTTCTCCACACTCACATTAGAAGACCAGAACAAAGCGTTGGCTGCCATGCTGAGATTATCCAGCAGGGGGTTCTTCGAGTGCTCTGTACCTGCTGCTCTAGCTGATGGGTTTGAACAGGAGCTCAACATGGCCTTCAACTGCATCATTCAGGGGGCGGGCGGAGCTTCAGTGGGAGCTTCACAGGGCAATCTGACTACGGCAGCCTCTCTAGTTGCAAGAGTGGCCTTTCAGAACCCCAAAGCCACTTTGAGGTCCTGCTGTCATTCGGCTGTTTTCAACAAAGGAGCTTTCTCTCTAATGGCTAAGATCCTGGAACAGCTGCCAGGACTCAgagagcagaggggaagaagagATGGAGGGAGGAAAAATGTGGTGTGCAGTTTACTTTGCAAGTGTTTACAGGACATGATCCAGACCAAGTCACTGTTAGCAactgaaaaagaacagttcctCAAGTTTCTGGGTCTGCTCATGGAGCCCGTCACTTCAGCTGAGGGAGAAGGAAAGAGGGAAAGCGTTCTGTCACCTCAGGAAGTCGTGAAAACCTTTGTCCTGCCTAACCTCTCAGCTACAGGTGAATATCACATGTTTATGTTCACCACAACCTACATTAGCTATTTTATTAGCATTTTACAGTTGTGATCAAAAGTTTAGATCCACTCGTCATGGatatgaatgtcatggtaaacGTGGTGCTTCCATCACGTCTGGGCTTTTAAcatttccagggtggaatgattgtacagcatacatgtgtgatgactttgaaaaaacccaaacaagaaTTGGATTCAcaggttttaatttattttcactgatcCTGACAGGGTCAAaattctaaatgttaaatgaaaaGGTTAAGTGTACCGTAGCATGTTGCATCTTCATCAGACACTTTTAGTAGTTACCAATAAGCATCTGGCATAATTCTTGGCAGAATTGATAGGTTATTCAAAATTATTGGTTTCCAGGCATAGACCACTAGagttgaggtctgggctttaGGAAGGGAATTCCAGAAGGTTACGGTAACGTCAGCCTTCTTTATCCACGTTTCAACCATCTGACTGTTGATTTGAGCcacagagcatgatgctaccacgaCCATGCTTGACAGCAGGTACAGCAttcttaggtttgaaagcctcTGCAGCTGCAAGTGTCAGTTAAGTGTGAAGATGTCGATTTTGGAACAGGGGCTTCTATATCGGCACCTTCTTGGTCCATGgcgatgtaaaaaaaaaaacaacaactcttcactgtggacagtgatGCTGCTGTTCCAGAAGTTTCCAGTTAAAGGCAGGCTTGATGGTCCCTGGGTTGTCCCTGAACCACTTTCATCTTATCTGAGATTGACTGTTTGTCTTTTCCAGAAATTGGAACAGCGGTTCAATTACAGTGTACTTGTTCTTACATACAGTTGTTTGAACTGGTGATCACAGAGTCTAGCTGCTGAAAGCTGGCTCCATTAAGTATCTGGAATGACCTTCCTAAAGTTCTGAACTGAACCCTGTTTAAAAGTTGTGCACTATGaccaaccaatttaaatgaaatgtgtttaaattaAATACCAATTCTGCCAATAAGAGTGTTTAAATAGCAGCCAGAGTTAAGGCAGATGACTACTAAAAGCATCTGGTTAAAGTGTGGTTAAAGGCACATTTAATCAAATATTAGTAAGGTGCATGTATATATGAGAGCCTGTATGTTAAATCTTGGCCCTGTGTGCAtcaaagaaaatctaaaataaattcaaacttgcaTTCAGACATGCaccctatttttttctttttttaaagtcattacaGATGGATGCTATACAAGCATTCCAGCCTAGAAAAGAAACAGGTTAAGGAAATCATGAAAAGTCACCCAAATCAACCTGACATGAGTGGATGGAAACCTCTGACCACAGCTGTAGATTCATTTTAAGTTACATTTGGCTAATCTACCTATAACCCAAGGCTGTCACATAAATGCATTGGGATGTAAAGTAAATTATTTGTCACTGATAGTTATTCTGTGGTTCTGCCAGCTCACTGTTCTGTGGATGCAGAGCTGAGTATCCAGCTTCTTCAGACTGCTTTGTCTGTGGACGTGCAGGAAGCAGCCACCACTCCTCACTGGGTGTTCGACTGCTCTCCTTTCCCCCTCCTCTACATGCTGGCCCAGCTACACAACCAGACTCTCAGGTTTGTATCATAAGTAAAGCTTTCCACTTTTTTATTTCTGAGCTGTTAAACCTTTATAGCGTTTAACATCATTTGATTTCAACTTAAACCCACCTGATCCCTCCTAGATGTTGGGAGCAACCACCAGACCTCCACATCTGGTCCATGGATATGAAGGAGCTGCTGTTGTCAGTGCTGACCACTCTGGGGCAGGTGGTGGGTGCGGAGGTGGCAGCGGCCCCCAGCAGCTGGTCCCGAGCGCTGTTCTGGCTCCACAACAAGATGGAAGAGCTGGACTGGACGGTTCAGTTCCTGCTGAACCCTGTGTGGGGGgagcactttaaaaatgaaGTGCCCTCCTCTCTACTTGCTGTGTGTGATCTACCTGAACAGGTATGTCCTACTGCGGAACCCGCCTACTCCTGAATTTCTTTGAAGAACAGTGTCAAGTATCAACATCCAATCT comes from Astatotilapia calliptera chromosome 14, fAstCal1.2, whole genome shotgun sequence and encodes:
- the LOC113035681 gene encoding tapasin-like, encoding MRVLILRIFVYLYLSAGVWSVHQIQWLPCYFIDERLYLNKDNHTETRVIPREAILQFGQKGDAPVNPNAITFLVIRSKLDLLQYVEGVEAEQLKCELHRYSTEGGYVRWPVLGAREYNHWFTCILRHSRGRFTVAGTLRHPSDQPPPGQPDYHNWSVIADKEVLTTAVAMVIKTQTPSVKARLKSQQKLHCQFDVDHKGAKVTVEWHRHRPGERTKLFSYNRHTGQTEGSGVGLRALAAGDASYTLASTTMISEGTYICSVSVYPLFTKVDIYLQIEESPHVSLNVATTLLLQEGKDLMVKCEANGYYPRDVEIIWYEEDPGTPHPKPLNHSVLFSHKVNGDMTFLLSGVFYLQAALRDSGKKFTCSVSHQSLKVPITKSFTLIVEEPTNWILYLVVGSVVILLLYVKRRYLHSVWRKLVQVR
- the gemin4 gene encoding gem-associated protein 4, giving the protein MNKDSTVLQGAFLLADKLCSPSSLSTIQKADWSRVGHVILEALKEICRQDEVSDCPNPAAESWKKRMVCVVWLKLLCREAEENVEFAWRENPFFSLQNSLPEVSRVVLLELVKSAAAAGVFASFLLHLPHAQICAELERLVEHVRSDPIGEDDVRLLLEVWWELWKGRVEEEVGEEESIEKMFASQLARLSSESSSLSPQAAKRLKLDTPNSADILHILLYALKDMKGHISSPDLCFQALSISLDALYTTFLIDQNVALPAKEKLDCLCKILRAREENMEKLSPEMIQEALKDLRASHTPSQFNLRQMKLSEALRIITELAQFWQSGVLSQCDHSSPSYSAFQLEQSIQRVLASLEEAPGAGSDDFEGENDTLRGVLKSLSLPAAESSPEVSAEVAAVIITHHLEDCEDFAALFASEPLWAECADRWLDCLEKNQGAFRQHSTLMSLASTLMSRLHSESANVRQCHKLLKITSGIFSTLTLEDQNKALAAMLRLSSRGFFECSVPAALADGFEQELNMAFNCIIQGAGGASVGASQGNLTTAASLVARVAFQNPKATLRSCCHSAVFNKGAFSLMAKILEQLPGLREQRGRRDGGRKNVVCSLLCKCLQDMIQTKSLLATEKEQFLKFLGLLMEPVTSAEGEGKRESVLSPQEVVKTFVLPNLSATAHCSVDAELSIQLLQTALSVDVQEAATTPHWVFDCSPFPLLYMLAQLHNQTLRCWEQPPDLHIWSMDMKELLLSVLTTLGQVVGAEVAAAPSSWSRALFWLHNKMEELDWTVQFLLNPVWGEHFKNEVPSSLLAVCDLPEQEWLGVDLPSYGLGTGLLAWMECCSISDSLQSTMLSCLTLDQHKPDHVSMFSKGLLVALTQMLPWCSVSQWSRLLRGLRELITSSRLHVPFSLEYVDFLPLLDLRKFSYELRLSVLLLRVLQLLCGSSCSDWLSANGWAHVGRLYAHAVRDMMNSLRAKLPLPSSGAFTASASTPPKTPATTDSNPTLICPKSKEARDTPLISKDSQKETAPSQEVLFVLSQLFCHVQHVQVMMPGGQCEPLFLSSLEILSQYEAIMAAFPNSCTPLECDNTRHFFSTISDNLENLEMKAMLQQKIAQLVSSAALCTH